One Lutra lutra chromosome 18, mLutLut1.2, whole genome shotgun sequence genomic window carries:
- the ATXN2L gene encoding ataxin-2-like protein isoform X2 produces MLKPQPPQQTSQPQQPPPTQQAVARRPPGGTSPPNGGLPGPLASTSAPAGPPAAASPCLGPAAAAGSGLRRGAEGILAPQPPPQQQHQERPGATAIGSARGQSTGKGPPQSPVFEGVYNNSRMLHFLTAVVGSTCDVKVKNGTTYEGIFKTLSSKFELAVDAVHRKASEPAGGPRREDIVDTMVFKPSDVMLVHFRNVDFNYATKDKFTDSAIAMNSKVNGEHKEKVLQRWEGGDSNSDDYDLESDMSNGWDPNEMFKFNEENYGVKTTYDSSLSSYTVPLEKDNSEEFRQRELRAAQLAREIESSPQYRLRIAMENDDGRTEEEKHSAVQRQGSGRESPSLASREGKYIPLPQRVREGPRGGVRCSSSRGGRPGLSSLPPRGPHHLDSSSPGPGSETRGINGGPSRMSPKAQRPLRGGAKTLSSPSSRPSGEASVAPPPAVGRMYPPRSPKSAAPAPISASCPDAPMGSAVPTSSASIPVTSSVVDPGVGSISPASPKISLAPTDVKELPAKEPGRTLESQELSRIAGKVPGLQNEQKRFQLEELRKFGAQFKLQSSSSPETSLDPFPPRILKEEAKGKEKEVDGLLTSEPVGSPVSSKTESVSDKEDKPALPLAGGTEGPEQPPPPCPSQTGSPPVGLVKGDDKDEGPVAEQVKKSTLNPNAKEFNPTKPLLSVNKSTSTPTSPGPRTHSTPSIPVLTAGQSGLYSPQYISYIPQIHMGPAVQAPQMYPYPVSNSVPGQQGKYRGAKGSLPPQRSDQHQPASAPPMMQAAAAAGPPLVAATPYSSYIPYTPQQFPGQPAMMQPMAHYPSQPVFAPMLQSNPRMLTSGSHPQAIVSSSTPQYPSAEQPTPQALYATVHQSYPHHATQLHAHQPQPATTPTGSQPQSQHAAPSPVQHQAGQAPHLGSGQPQQNLYHPGALTGTPPSLPPGPSAQSPQSSFPQPAAVYAIHAHQQLPHGFTNMAHVTQAHVQTGITAAPPPHPGAPHPPQVMLLHPPQSHGGPPQGAVPQSGVPALSASTPSPYPYIGHPQGEQPGQAPGFPGGADDRILCRVGRSHSRRRQGLAPGSVLCFPPSSLSCDPAAPLPTASPALSDPDCLLT; encoded by the exons ATGTTGAAGCCTCAGCCGCCACAACAgacctcccagccccagcagccgCCCCCCACGCAACAGGCCGTGGCCCGCCGGCCTCCCGGGGGCACTAGCCCTCCCAACGGCGGCCTCCCGGGGCCCCTGGCCTCCACCTCGGCTCCCGCAGGGCCTCCCGCGGCCGCTTCTCCCTGCCTGGGGCCTGCAGCCGCCGCCGGGAGTGGGCTCCGTCGGGGAGCCGAGGGCATCTTGGCGCCGCAGCCCCCGCCGCAGCAACAGCATCAGGAGAGGCCGGGGGCAACGGCTATCGGCAGCGCCAG gGGACAGAGCACAGGAAAGGGACCCCCACAGTCACCG GTGTTTGAGGGTGTCTACAACAATTCCAGAATGCTGCATTTTCTTACAGCTGTTGTG GGCTCCACCTGTGATGTAAAGGTGAAGAATGGTACCACCTATGAAGGTATCTTCAAGACTCTGAGCTCAAAG TTTGAATTAGCAGTAGACGCTGTACACCGGAAAGCATCTGAGCCAGCAGGTGGCCCTCGTCGGGAAGACATTGTGGACACCATGGTGTTTAAGCCAAGCGATGTCATGCTTGTCCACTTCCGAAATGTTGACTTCAATTATGCTACTAAAG ATAAATTCACTGATTCAGCCATTGCCATGAACTCGAAGGTGAATGGGGAACACAAAGAGAAGGTGCTTCAGCGTTGGGAAGGGGGTGACAGCAACAGCGATGACTATGACCTGGAGTCTGACATG TCCAATGGATGGGACCCCAACGAAATGTTCAAGTTCAACGAGGAGAACTATGGTGTGAAGACCACCTATGACAGCAGTCTTTCTTCTTACAC GGTGCCCTTGGAGAAGGACAACTCAGAAGAGTTTCGTCAGCGGGAGCTGCGTGCAGCCCAGTTGGCTCGGGAGATTGAATCGAGCCCCCAGTATCGCCTGCGGATCGCCATGGAGAATGATGATGGGCggacagaggaggagaagcacAGTGCAGTCCAGCGGCAGGGTTCAGGACGGGAGAGCCCCAGCTTGGCATCTAG GGAGGGAAAGTACATCCCTTTACCCCAGCGAGTTCGGGAAGGTCCCCGGGGAGGAGTTCGATGCAGTAGTTCCCGGGGTGGCCGGCCTGGCCTTAGCTCTTTGCCACCTCGTGGCCCTCACCACCTTGACAGTAGCAGCCCCGGCCCGGGTTCTGAGACACGTGGTATCAATGGAG gccctTCCCGCATGTCCCCTAAGGCACAGCGGCCCCTGAGAGGTGGTGCCAAGACTCTGTCTTCACCCAGCAGTAGGCCCTCTGGAGAAGCTTCTGTTGCACCTCCTCCTGCAG tGGGCCGGATGTACCCCCCGCGCTCTCCCAAGTCGGCTGCTCCTGCCCCAATCTCAGCTTCCTGTCCTGATGCCCCCATGGGCTCGGCAGTACCGACCTCTTCAGCTTCCATCCCTGTGACATCATCGGTTGTGGATCCTGGAGTAGGCTCCATTTCCCCTGCTTCTCCAAAGATCTCATTGGCCCCCACAGATG TAAAAGAACTTCCAGCCAAGGAACCTGGGAGAACTCTGGAGTCCCAGGAGCTGTCCCGGATAGCTGGGAAAG TTCCTGGCCTTCAGAATGAACAGAAACGCTTTCAACTGGAAGAACTGAGGAAATTTGGGGCCCAGTTTAAG CTGCAGTCCAGTAGCTCCCCTGAGACCAGCCTGGATCCTTTTCCTCCCCGGATTTTAAAGGAGGAggccaaaggaaaagagaaggaggttGATGGTCTATTGACTTCAGAGCCAGTGGGGTCCCCAGTCTCCTCGAAGACAGAGTCCGTATCAGATAAGGAGGACAAGCCAGCACTGCCACTGGCGGGAGGCACGGAGGGCCCAGAGCAGCCCCCACCACCTTGCCCAAGCCAAACTGGCAGCCCCCCGGTGGGCCTCGTCAAGGGAGATGACAAGGATGAGGGCCCAGTCGCTGA acAAGTGAAGAAGTCAACACTGAACCCCAATGCCAAGGAATTCAATCCCACAAAGCCTCTGCTGTCTGTG AATAAATCCACCAGTACCCCCACTTCTCCGGGGCCCCGGACTCATTCTACTCCCTCCATCCCGGTGCTGACAGCAGGCCAGAGTGGGCTCTACAGCCCCCAGTACATTTCCTACATACCTCAGATCCACATGGGACCAGCTGTTCAG GCCCCTCAGATGTATCCGTACCCTGTATCCAATTCTGTGCCTGGACAGCAGGGCAAATACCGGGGAGCAAAAG gctccctgcccccgcAGCGCTCGGACCAGCACCAGCCAGCCTCAGCCCCTCCGATGATGCAGGCCGCTGCCGCGGCCGGCCCACCTCTGGTGGCTGCCACACCGTACTCTTCCTACATCCCTTACACCCCGCAGCAGTTCCCAGGCCAGCCCGCCATGATGCAGCCCATGGCCCACTACCCCTCACAG cCGGTGTTTGCCCCCATGCTTCAGAGCAACCCACGCATGCTGACGTCGGGGAGCCATCCCCAGGCCATCGTGTCGTCCTCCACCCCTCAGTACCCTTCTGCAGAGCAACCCACCCCCCAAGCCctctatg CCACTGTTCACCAGTCCTATCCACACCATGCCACGCAGCTCCATGCCCACCAGCCGCAGCCGGCCACCACGCCTACTGGGAGCCAGCCGCAGTCCCAGCATGCGGCCCCCAGTCCCGTCCAG CACCAGGCGGGGCAGGCCCCACACCTGGGCAGTGGACAGCCACAGCAGAATCTgtaccacccaggggccctgacaGGCACACCGCCTTCTCTGCCACCGGGACCTTCTGCCCAGTCCCCTCAGAGCAGCTTCCCCCAGCCAGCCGCTGTGTATGCCATCCATGCCCACCAGCAGCTGCCCCACGGCTTCACCAACATGGCCCATGTTACCCAG GCCCATGTCCAAACTGGAATCACAGCAGCCCCGCCCCCTCACCCTGGGGCTCCCCACCCgccccaggtgatgctgctgcaCCCACCCCAGAGCCATGGGGGCCCCCCCCAAGGCGCGGTGCCCCAGAGTGGGGTGCCTGCACTCTCAGCTTCCACACCCTCACCCTACCCCTACATCGGACACCCCCAAGGTGAGCAGCCTGGCCAGGCGCCTGGATTTCCAGGAGGAGCCGATGACAGGATTC TATGTAGGGTGGGCAGAAGCCACAGTCGCCGCCGCCAGGGGCTTGCTCCTGGCTCTGTCCTTTGCTTCCCTCCGTCCTCGCTCAGTTGTGAtccagcagcccccctccccactgcctccccagcTCTCAGTGACCCCGACTGTCTCCTGACTTAG
- the ATXN2L gene encoding ataxin-2-like protein isoform X17: MLKPQPPQQTSQPQQPPPTQQAVARRPPGGTSPPNGGLPGPLASTSAPAGPPAAASPCLGPAAAAGSGLRRGAEGILAPQPPPQQQHQERPGATAIGSARGQSTGKGPPQSPVFEGVYNNSRMLHFLTAVVGSTCDVKVKNGTTYEGIFKTLSSKFELAVDAVHRKASEPAGGPRREDIVDTMVFKPSDVMLVHFRNVDFNYATKDKFTDSAIAMNSKVNGEHKEKVLQRWEGGDSNSDDYDLESDMSNGWDPNEMFKFNEENYGVKTTYDSSLSSYTVPLEKDNSEEFRQRELRAAQLAREIESSPQYRLRIAMENDDGRTEEEKHSAVQRQGSGRESPSLASREGKYIPLPQRVREGPRGGVRCSSSRGGRPGLSSLPPRGPHHLDSSSPGPGSETRGINGGPSRMSPKAQRPLRGGAKTLSSPSSRPSGEASVAPPPAAFPFLPVGRMYPPRSPKSAAPAPISASCPDAPMGSAVPTSSASIPVTSSVVDPGVGSISPASPKISLAPTDVKELPAKEPGRTLESQELSRIAGKVPGLQNEQKRFQLEELRKFGAQFKLQSSSSPETSLDPFPPRILKEEAKGKEKEVDGLLTSEPVGSPVSSKTESVSDKEDKPALPLAGGTEGPEQPPPPCPSQTGSPPVGLVKGDDKDEGPVAEQVKKSTLNPNAKEFNPTKPLLSVNKSTSTPTSPGPRTHSTPSIPVLTAGQSGLYSPQYISYIPQIHMGPAVQAPQMYPYPVSNSVPGQQGKYRGAKGSLPPQRSDQHQPASAPPMMQAAAAAGPPLVAATPYSSYIPYTPQQFPGQPAMMQPMAHYPSQPVFAPMLQSNPRMLTSGSHPQAIVSSSTPQYPSAEQPTPQALYATVHQSYPHHATQLHAHQPQPATTPTGSQPQSQHAAPSPVQHQAGQAPHLGSGQPQQNLYHPGALTGTPPSLPPGPSAQSPQSSFPQPAAVYAIHAHQQLPHGFTNMAHVTQAHVQTGITAAPPPHPGAPHPPQVMLLHPPQSHGGPPQGAVPQSGVPALSASTPSPYPYIGHPQAP; this comes from the exons ATGTTGAAGCCTCAGCCGCCACAACAgacctcccagccccagcagccgCCCCCCACGCAACAGGCCGTGGCCCGCCGGCCTCCCGGGGGCACTAGCCCTCCCAACGGCGGCCTCCCGGGGCCCCTGGCCTCCACCTCGGCTCCCGCAGGGCCTCCCGCGGCCGCTTCTCCCTGCCTGGGGCCTGCAGCCGCCGCCGGGAGTGGGCTCCGTCGGGGAGCCGAGGGCATCTTGGCGCCGCAGCCCCCGCCGCAGCAACAGCATCAGGAGAGGCCGGGGGCAACGGCTATCGGCAGCGCCAG gGGACAGAGCACAGGAAAGGGACCCCCACAGTCACCG GTGTTTGAGGGTGTCTACAACAATTCCAGAATGCTGCATTTTCTTACAGCTGTTGTG GGCTCCACCTGTGATGTAAAGGTGAAGAATGGTACCACCTATGAAGGTATCTTCAAGACTCTGAGCTCAAAG TTTGAATTAGCAGTAGACGCTGTACACCGGAAAGCATCTGAGCCAGCAGGTGGCCCTCGTCGGGAAGACATTGTGGACACCATGGTGTTTAAGCCAAGCGATGTCATGCTTGTCCACTTCCGAAATGTTGACTTCAATTATGCTACTAAAG ATAAATTCACTGATTCAGCCATTGCCATGAACTCGAAGGTGAATGGGGAACACAAAGAGAAGGTGCTTCAGCGTTGGGAAGGGGGTGACAGCAACAGCGATGACTATGACCTGGAGTCTGACATG TCCAATGGATGGGACCCCAACGAAATGTTCAAGTTCAACGAGGAGAACTATGGTGTGAAGACCACCTATGACAGCAGTCTTTCTTCTTACAC GGTGCCCTTGGAGAAGGACAACTCAGAAGAGTTTCGTCAGCGGGAGCTGCGTGCAGCCCAGTTGGCTCGGGAGATTGAATCGAGCCCCCAGTATCGCCTGCGGATCGCCATGGAGAATGATGATGGGCggacagaggaggagaagcacAGTGCAGTCCAGCGGCAGGGTTCAGGACGGGAGAGCCCCAGCTTGGCATCTAG GGAGGGAAAGTACATCCCTTTACCCCAGCGAGTTCGGGAAGGTCCCCGGGGAGGAGTTCGATGCAGTAGTTCCCGGGGTGGCCGGCCTGGCCTTAGCTCTTTGCCACCTCGTGGCCCTCACCACCTTGACAGTAGCAGCCCCGGCCCGGGTTCTGAGACACGTGGTATCAATGGAG gccctTCCCGCATGTCCCCTAAGGCACAGCGGCCCCTGAGAGGTGGTGCCAAGACTCTGTCTTCACCCAGCAGTAGGCCCTCTGGAGAAGCTTCTGTTGCACCTCCTCCTGCAG ctttcccttttcttccagtGGGCCGGATGTACCCCCCGCGCTCTCCCAAGTCGGCTGCTCCTGCCCCAATCTCAGCTTCCTGTCCTGATGCCCCCATGGGCTCGGCAGTACCGACCTCTTCAGCTTCCATCCCTGTGACATCATCGGTTGTGGATCCTGGAGTAGGCTCCATTTCCCCTGCTTCTCCAAAGATCTCATTGGCCCCCACAGATG TAAAAGAACTTCCAGCCAAGGAACCTGGGAGAACTCTGGAGTCCCAGGAGCTGTCCCGGATAGCTGGGAAAG TTCCTGGCCTTCAGAATGAACAGAAACGCTTTCAACTGGAAGAACTGAGGAAATTTGGGGCCCAGTTTAAG CTGCAGTCCAGTAGCTCCCCTGAGACCAGCCTGGATCCTTTTCCTCCCCGGATTTTAAAGGAGGAggccaaaggaaaagagaaggaggttGATGGTCTATTGACTTCAGAGCCAGTGGGGTCCCCAGTCTCCTCGAAGACAGAGTCCGTATCAGATAAGGAGGACAAGCCAGCACTGCCACTGGCGGGAGGCACGGAGGGCCCAGAGCAGCCCCCACCACCTTGCCCAAGCCAAACTGGCAGCCCCCCGGTGGGCCTCGTCAAGGGAGATGACAAGGATGAGGGCCCAGTCGCTGA acAAGTGAAGAAGTCAACACTGAACCCCAATGCCAAGGAATTCAATCCCACAAAGCCTCTGCTGTCTGTG AATAAATCCACCAGTACCCCCACTTCTCCGGGGCCCCGGACTCATTCTACTCCCTCCATCCCGGTGCTGACAGCAGGCCAGAGTGGGCTCTACAGCCCCCAGTACATTTCCTACATACCTCAGATCCACATGGGACCAGCTGTTCAG GCCCCTCAGATGTATCCGTACCCTGTATCCAATTCTGTGCCTGGACAGCAGGGCAAATACCGGGGAGCAAAAG gctccctgcccccgcAGCGCTCGGACCAGCACCAGCCAGCCTCAGCCCCTCCGATGATGCAGGCCGCTGCCGCGGCCGGCCCACCTCTGGTGGCTGCCACACCGTACTCTTCCTACATCCCTTACACCCCGCAGCAGTTCCCAGGCCAGCCCGCCATGATGCAGCCCATGGCCCACTACCCCTCACAG cCGGTGTTTGCCCCCATGCTTCAGAGCAACCCACGCATGCTGACGTCGGGGAGCCATCCCCAGGCCATCGTGTCGTCCTCCACCCCTCAGTACCCTTCTGCAGAGCAACCCACCCCCCAAGCCctctatg CCACTGTTCACCAGTCCTATCCACACCATGCCACGCAGCTCCATGCCCACCAGCCGCAGCCGGCCACCACGCCTACTGGGAGCCAGCCGCAGTCCCAGCATGCGGCCCCCAGTCCCGTCCAG CACCAGGCGGGGCAGGCCCCACACCTGGGCAGTGGACAGCCACAGCAGAATCTgtaccacccaggggccctgacaGGCACACCGCCTTCTCTGCCACCGGGACCTTCTGCCCAGTCCCCTCAGAGCAGCTTCCCCCAGCCAGCCGCTGTGTATGCCATCCATGCCCACCAGCAGCTGCCCCACGGCTTCACCAACATGGCCCATGTTACCCAG GCCCATGTCCAAACTGGAATCACAGCAGCCCCGCCCCCTCACCCTGGGGCTCCCCACCCgccccaggtgatgctgctgcaCCCACCCCAGAGCCATGGGGGCCCCCCCCAAGGCGCGGTGCCCCAGAGTGGGGTGCCTGCACTCTCAGCTTCCACACCCTCACCCTACCCCTACATCGGACACCCCCAAG CCCCATGA
- the ATXN2L gene encoding ataxin-2-like protein isoform X10, producing the protein MLKPQPPQQTSQPQQPPPTQQAVARRPPGGTSPPNGGLPGPLASTSAPAGPPAAASPCLGPAAAAGSGLRRGAEGILAPQPPPQQQHQERPGATAIGSARGQSTGKGPPQSPVFEGVYNNSRMLHFLTAVVGSTCDVKVKNGTTYEGIFKTLSSKFELAVDAVHRKASEPAGGPRREDIVDTMVFKPSDVMLVHFRNVDFNYATKDKFTDSAIAMNSKVNGEHKEKVLQRWEGGDSNSDDYDLESDMSNGWDPNEMFKFNEENYGVKTTYDSSLSSYTVPLEKDNSEEFRQRELRAAQLAREIESSPQYRLRIAMENDDGRTEEEKHSAVQRQGSGRESPSLASREGKYIPLPQRVREGPRGGVRCSSSRGGRPGLSSLPPRGPHHLDSSSPGPGSETRGINGGPSRMSPKAQRPLRGGAKTLSSPSSRPSGEASVAPPPAAFPFLPVGRMYPPRSPKSAAPAPISASCPDAPMGSAVPTSSASIPVTSSVVDPGVGSISPASPKISLAPTDVKELPAKEPGRTLESQELSRIAGKVPGLQNEQKRFQLEELRKFGAQFKLQSSSSPETSLDPFPPRILKEEAKGKEKEVDGLLTSEPVGSPVSSKTESVSDKEDKPALPLAGGTEGPEQPPPPCPSQTGSPPVGLVKGDDKDEGPVAEQVKKSTLNPNAKEFNPTKPLLSVNKSTSTPTSPGPRTHSTPSIPVLTAGQSGLYSPQYISYIPQIHMGPAVQAPQMYPYPVSNSVPGQQGKYRGAKGSLPPQRSDQHQPASAPPMMQAAAAAGPPLVAATPYSSYIPYTPQQFPGQPAMMQPMAHYPSQPVFAPMLQSNPRMLTSGSHPQAIVSSSTPQYPSAEQPTPQALYATVHQSYPHHATQLHAHQPQPATTPTGSQPQSQHAAPSPVQHQAGQAPHLGSGQPQQNLYHPGALTGTPPSLPPGPSAQSPQSSFPQPAAVYAIHAHQQLPHGFTNMAHVTQAHVQTGITAAPPPHPGAPHPPQVMLLHPPQSHGGPPQGAVPQSGVPALSASTPSPYPYIGHPQGEQPGQAPGFPGGADDRIPLSDPDCLLT; encoded by the exons ATGTTGAAGCCTCAGCCGCCACAACAgacctcccagccccagcagccgCCCCCCACGCAACAGGCCGTGGCCCGCCGGCCTCCCGGGGGCACTAGCCCTCCCAACGGCGGCCTCCCGGGGCCCCTGGCCTCCACCTCGGCTCCCGCAGGGCCTCCCGCGGCCGCTTCTCCCTGCCTGGGGCCTGCAGCCGCCGCCGGGAGTGGGCTCCGTCGGGGAGCCGAGGGCATCTTGGCGCCGCAGCCCCCGCCGCAGCAACAGCATCAGGAGAGGCCGGGGGCAACGGCTATCGGCAGCGCCAG gGGACAGAGCACAGGAAAGGGACCCCCACAGTCACCG GTGTTTGAGGGTGTCTACAACAATTCCAGAATGCTGCATTTTCTTACAGCTGTTGTG GGCTCCACCTGTGATGTAAAGGTGAAGAATGGTACCACCTATGAAGGTATCTTCAAGACTCTGAGCTCAAAG TTTGAATTAGCAGTAGACGCTGTACACCGGAAAGCATCTGAGCCAGCAGGTGGCCCTCGTCGGGAAGACATTGTGGACACCATGGTGTTTAAGCCAAGCGATGTCATGCTTGTCCACTTCCGAAATGTTGACTTCAATTATGCTACTAAAG ATAAATTCACTGATTCAGCCATTGCCATGAACTCGAAGGTGAATGGGGAACACAAAGAGAAGGTGCTTCAGCGTTGGGAAGGGGGTGACAGCAACAGCGATGACTATGACCTGGAGTCTGACATG TCCAATGGATGGGACCCCAACGAAATGTTCAAGTTCAACGAGGAGAACTATGGTGTGAAGACCACCTATGACAGCAGTCTTTCTTCTTACAC GGTGCCCTTGGAGAAGGACAACTCAGAAGAGTTTCGTCAGCGGGAGCTGCGTGCAGCCCAGTTGGCTCGGGAGATTGAATCGAGCCCCCAGTATCGCCTGCGGATCGCCATGGAGAATGATGATGGGCggacagaggaggagaagcacAGTGCAGTCCAGCGGCAGGGTTCAGGACGGGAGAGCCCCAGCTTGGCATCTAG GGAGGGAAAGTACATCCCTTTACCCCAGCGAGTTCGGGAAGGTCCCCGGGGAGGAGTTCGATGCAGTAGTTCCCGGGGTGGCCGGCCTGGCCTTAGCTCTTTGCCACCTCGTGGCCCTCACCACCTTGACAGTAGCAGCCCCGGCCCGGGTTCTGAGACACGTGGTATCAATGGAG gccctTCCCGCATGTCCCCTAAGGCACAGCGGCCCCTGAGAGGTGGTGCCAAGACTCTGTCTTCACCCAGCAGTAGGCCCTCTGGAGAAGCTTCTGTTGCACCTCCTCCTGCAG ctttcccttttcttccagtGGGCCGGATGTACCCCCCGCGCTCTCCCAAGTCGGCTGCTCCTGCCCCAATCTCAGCTTCCTGTCCTGATGCCCCCATGGGCTCGGCAGTACCGACCTCTTCAGCTTCCATCCCTGTGACATCATCGGTTGTGGATCCTGGAGTAGGCTCCATTTCCCCTGCTTCTCCAAAGATCTCATTGGCCCCCACAGATG TAAAAGAACTTCCAGCCAAGGAACCTGGGAGAACTCTGGAGTCCCAGGAGCTGTCCCGGATAGCTGGGAAAG TTCCTGGCCTTCAGAATGAACAGAAACGCTTTCAACTGGAAGAACTGAGGAAATTTGGGGCCCAGTTTAAG CTGCAGTCCAGTAGCTCCCCTGAGACCAGCCTGGATCCTTTTCCTCCCCGGATTTTAAAGGAGGAggccaaaggaaaagagaaggaggttGATGGTCTATTGACTTCAGAGCCAGTGGGGTCCCCAGTCTCCTCGAAGACAGAGTCCGTATCAGATAAGGAGGACAAGCCAGCACTGCCACTGGCGGGAGGCACGGAGGGCCCAGAGCAGCCCCCACCACCTTGCCCAAGCCAAACTGGCAGCCCCCCGGTGGGCCTCGTCAAGGGAGATGACAAGGATGAGGGCCCAGTCGCTGA acAAGTGAAGAAGTCAACACTGAACCCCAATGCCAAGGAATTCAATCCCACAAAGCCTCTGCTGTCTGTG AATAAATCCACCAGTACCCCCACTTCTCCGGGGCCCCGGACTCATTCTACTCCCTCCATCCCGGTGCTGACAGCAGGCCAGAGTGGGCTCTACAGCCCCCAGTACATTTCCTACATACCTCAGATCCACATGGGACCAGCTGTTCAG GCCCCTCAGATGTATCCGTACCCTGTATCCAATTCTGTGCCTGGACAGCAGGGCAAATACCGGGGAGCAAAAG gctccctgcccccgcAGCGCTCGGACCAGCACCAGCCAGCCTCAGCCCCTCCGATGATGCAGGCCGCTGCCGCGGCCGGCCCACCTCTGGTGGCTGCCACACCGTACTCTTCCTACATCCCTTACACCCCGCAGCAGTTCCCAGGCCAGCCCGCCATGATGCAGCCCATGGCCCACTACCCCTCACAG cCGGTGTTTGCCCCCATGCTTCAGAGCAACCCACGCATGCTGACGTCGGGGAGCCATCCCCAGGCCATCGTGTCGTCCTCCACCCCTCAGTACCCTTCTGCAGAGCAACCCACCCCCCAAGCCctctatg CCACTGTTCACCAGTCCTATCCACACCATGCCACGCAGCTCCATGCCCACCAGCCGCAGCCGGCCACCACGCCTACTGGGAGCCAGCCGCAGTCCCAGCATGCGGCCCCCAGTCCCGTCCAG CACCAGGCGGGGCAGGCCCCACACCTGGGCAGTGGACAGCCACAGCAGAATCTgtaccacccaggggccctgacaGGCACACCGCCTTCTCTGCCACCGGGACCTTCTGCCCAGTCCCCTCAGAGCAGCTTCCCCCAGCCAGCCGCTGTGTATGCCATCCATGCCCACCAGCAGCTGCCCCACGGCTTCACCAACATGGCCCATGTTACCCAG GCCCATGTCCAAACTGGAATCACAGCAGCCCCGCCCCCTCACCCTGGGGCTCCCCACCCgccccaggtgatgctgctgcaCCCACCCCAGAGCCATGGGGGCCCCCCCCAAGGCGCGGTGCCCCAGAGTGGGGTGCCTGCACTCTCAGCTTCCACACCCTCACCCTACCCCTACATCGGACACCCCCAAGGTGAGCAGCCTGGCCAGGCGCCTGGATTTCCAGGAGGAGCCGATGACAGGATTC cTCTCAGTGACCCCGACTGTCTCCTGACTTAG